A stretch of Parvimonas micra DNA encodes these proteins:
- a CDS encoding bifunctional (p)ppGpp synthetase/guanosine-3',5'-bis(diphosphate) 3'-pyrophosphohydrolase, translating to MLDELLSKIKSYNPSTDVEKITKAYNFTKECHEGQFRNSGEPYFIHPVAVANILADLYMDDATIIAGLMHDILEDTEVTYEEMAEMFDEEIANLVDGVTKLKKIKYQSKQESQADNLRKMLLAMNSDIRVIIIKIADRLHNIRTLEYMKKAKQLEKAKETLEIYAPLAYRLGMSNVKWELEDLSLRYLEPEIYYDLAERVKKKRSEREKIINDIIEEISKSLKEHNIQGEISGRPKSLYSIYKKMYKQNKSFDEIFDLTAVRIIVPTISDCYAVLGIVHSKWKPIPSRFKDYIAVPKPNLYQSLHNTLISNSGDVFEVQIRTFEMHKTAEYGIAAHWKYKAGVDRSTSFDDKLTWLRQLMDWQREVNDNREFITSFKEDFVSDEVFVFSPKGDVINLIAGATPIDFAYKVHTAVGNNCVGAKVDGRIVPLNYKLKNGNIVEILTNPNSSGPSKDWLKIVKSSQAKTKIKQWFKKENKALNIVQGRDMLEKEVRRLGFTYSKILKEDWLLQIAKKLSFNSIDEMYAGIGFGSINLKQIIPRLKEFYTDYYHESADDIINKIKNEKTTNKLNSKGVIVKGIDNIEVSFAKCCNPLPGDEIVGYITKGRGISVHNSNCTNIKNVTNRDRLIAVEWSNTKNLFYKVEVAVISLDQVGALADVAHIISESKLNLVGITAKTGKDKTFITNIIVEIKNIDELDRLINKIKSLKGILDVYRVRA from the coding sequence ATGTTAGATGAATTATTATCAAAAATTAAGAGTTATAATCCAAGTACAGATGTTGAAAAAATTACAAAAGCTTATAATTTTACTAAAGAATGTCATGAAGGACAATTTAGAAATTCTGGAGAACCGTACTTTATTCATCCAGTTGCAGTAGCCAATATTTTAGCTGATTTATATATGGATGATGCTACTATTATAGCTGGACTTATGCATGATATTCTTGAAGATACTGAGGTTACTTATGAAGAGATGGCAGAAATGTTTGATGAAGAAATTGCTAACCTAGTTGATGGAGTTACAAAACTTAAAAAAATTAAGTATCAAAGCAAACAAGAGTCACAAGCTGATAATCTTAGAAAAATGCTTTTAGCAATGAATTCTGATATTAGAGTCATTATAATAAAAATTGCCGATAGACTTCACAATATAAGAACTTTAGAATATATGAAGAAAGCTAAGCAATTAGAAAAAGCAAAAGAAACATTAGAAATTTATGCTCCCTTAGCCTATAGATTAGGTATGAGTAATGTTAAATGGGAACTTGAAGATTTATCTTTAAGATACTTAGAACCTGAAATATATTATGACTTAGCAGAAAGAGTTAAGAAAAAGAGAAGTGAAAGAGAAAAGATTATAAATGATATAATTGAAGAAATAAGTAAAAGCCTTAAAGAACATAATATTCAAGGTGAAATAAGTGGAAGACCAAAAAGTTTATATAGTATATATAAGAAAATGTATAAACAAAATAAAAGCTTTGATGAAATTTTTGACCTAACAGCAGTTAGAATTATAGTTCCAACTATCAGTGATTGTTACGCTGTTTTAGGAATAGTTCATTCTAAATGGAAACCTATACCTTCAAGATTTAAAGACTATATTGCTGTACCTAAACCAAATTTGTATCAATCTTTGCACAATACTCTTATTAGTAATTCAGGTGATGTTTTTGAAGTACAAATAAGAACTTTTGAAATGCATAAGACGGCAGAATATGGTATTGCTGCACATTGGAAGTATAAGGCTGGAGTTGATAGAAGTACAAGTTTTGATGATAAATTAACTTGGCTTAGACAACTTATGGATTGGCAAAGAGAAGTTAATGATAATAGAGAATTTATAACTTCCTTTAAAGAAGACTTTGTTTCCGATGAAGTTTTTGTTTTTTCACCAAAAGGAGATGTTATTAATTTAATAGCTGGAGCAACACCTATTGACTTTGCGTATAAAGTTCATACAGCTGTTGGAAATAATTGTGTTGGTGCTAAAGTTGATGGTAGAATAGTTCCATTAAATTATAAATTAAAAAATGGAAATATAGTAGAAATACTAACTAATCCTAATTCATCAGGTCCTAGTAAAGATTGGCTTAAGATAGTTAAGTCATCTCAAGCAAAGACAAAAATAAAACAATGGTTTAAAAAAGAAAATAAAGCTTTAAATATTGTTCAAGGTAGAGATATGCTTGAAAAAGAAGTTAGACGATTAGGTTTCACTTATAGTAAAATTTTAAAAGAAGACTGGCTTTTACAAATTGCAAAAAAATTAAGTTTTAATTCAATTGATGAGATGTATGCTGGTATTGGTTTTGGAAGTATAAATTTAAAACAGATTATTCCAAGATTAAAAGAATTTTATACCGATTATTATCACGAATCTGCTGATGATATAATAAATAAAATAAAAAATGAAAAAACAACTAATAAATTAAATTCTAAAGGTGTTATTGTAAAAGGAATAGATAATATTGAAGTTAGTTTTGCAAAATGTTGTAATCCGCTTCCAGGAGATGAAATTGTAGGTTATATTACAAAAGGAAGAGGGATTTCTGTTCATAATAGTAATTGCACGAACATAAAAAATGTTACAAACCGTGATAGACTTATTGCTGTTGAATGGAGTAATACTAAAAATTTATTTTACAAGGTTGAAGTTGCAGTTATTTCTTTAGATCAAGTTGGAGCATTAGCAGATGTGGCGCATATTATTTCAGAATCAAAGTTAAATTTAGTTGGGATTACTGCGAAAACTGGAAAAGATAAAACTTTTATTACAAACATTATTGTAGAAATAAAAAATATTGATGAGCTTGATAGACTAATTAATAAGATAAAATCTTTGAAAGGTATACTTGACGTATATAGGGTGAGAGCCTAA
- the recJ gene encoding single-stranded-DNA-specific exonuclease RecJ has product MKRWFIKSDNGLTKDNFKNNSEFSYITCQLLANRKIDSANVKNFLYPDYKYLHNPFLMKDLDIAIEILVDAIDNNLHIQIVGDYDQDGNSATVVLMKGIGFFTDNISFAIPHRIEDGYGISKGIVDTAKQKGVDLIITCDNGISAFEVAEYCNYLNIPMIITDHHQVCFDDGGNQILPKAKAVINPHRVDCEYPFKELCGAGVAFKLMQALFDELGGDEDYLIDLLQFVSMGTVCDVVDLIDENRFFVKKGLELLNYSDNIGVNKLKKENEIGKITTTSLGFKLGPCINAAGRLESASIGVDLFLQEDEKSAENFAKKLVELNNKRKDLTNEAYSRVNLKIKDNKYYEDDIIVVYDEEIHESIAGIVAGRIKDYYYKPTLVFSKAKEEGILKGSARSIEDYNIISKLRDFSNLFEKLGGHAMAAGFSIKEENLDILRNELNKNSDLTSENFIEKVKIDCSLDFKLLNYNIVDELKLLEPYGKANPEPLFGTKNVEIKSLSIIGKNKNVIKLVLKQDEIEFSGIIFTNYDKYIKYFNEKFKTNDILSEYNDIKNKFIDILYTPVINEYMNTKSIQLLIKDIR; this is encoded by the coding sequence ATGAAAAGATGGTTTATTAAATCTGATAATGGACTAACTAAAGATAATTTCAAAAATAATAGTGAGTTTTCATATATTACATGTCAACTTTTAGCTAATAGAAAAATTGATTCTGCTAATGTAAAAAATTTTTTATATCCTGACTATAAATACCTTCACAATCCTTTTTTGATGAAAGATCTAGATATCGCGATTGAAATTTTGGTAGATGCAATAGATAATAATTTACATATACAAATTGTAGGCGATTATGATCAAGATGGTAATTCAGCTACAGTTGTTTTGATGAAAGGTATTGGATTTTTTACAGATAATATTAGTTTTGCAATTCCTCATAGAATTGAAGATGGATATGGAATTTCAAAAGGAATTGTAGATACGGCTAAACAAAAAGGTGTAGATTTAATTATAACATGTGATAATGGAATTTCTGCATTTGAAGTTGCAGAGTATTGTAATTATTTAAATATTCCAATGATTATAACAGATCATCATCAAGTTTGTTTTGATGATGGAGGAAACCAAATTCTTCCTAAAGCAAAAGCTGTAATTAACCCTCATAGAGTTGATTGTGAATATCCATTTAAAGAATTATGTGGTGCTGGTGTTGCATTTAAATTAATGCAAGCGCTATTTGATGAATTAGGTGGAGATGAAGATTATTTGATAGATTTATTGCAATTTGTTTCTATGGGTACTGTTTGTGATGTGGTTGATTTAATAGACGAAAATAGATTTTTCGTGAAAAAAGGATTAGAATTATTAAATTATAGTGATAATATTGGAGTTAATAAACTAAAAAAAGAGAATGAGATAGGGAAAATTACGACTACCTCATTAGGATTTAAGTTAGGACCTTGTATTAATGCTGCAGGAAGGCTAGAATCTGCAAGTATTGGTGTGGATTTATTTTTACAAGAAGATGAAAAATCTGCAGAAAATTTTGCAAAAAAACTAGTTGAATTAAATAATAAAAGAAAAGATTTAACTAATGAAGCATACTCTAGAGTTAATTTAAAAATTAAAGATAATAAGTATTATGAAGATGATATTATTGTAGTGTATGATGAAGAAATTCATGAATCAATTGCCGGAATCGTTGCTGGAAGAATTAAAGACTATTATTATAAGCCAACTTTAGTTTTTTCAAAGGCAAAAGAAGAAGGAATTCTAAAAGGTAGTGCAAGAAGTATTGAAGACTATAATATTATTTCAAAATTGAGAGATTTTTCAAATCTTTTTGAAAAATTAGGTGGTCATGCAATGGCAGCTGGATTTTCAATAAAAGAAGAAAATTTAGATATATTAAGAAATGAATTAAATAAAAATTCAGATTTAACTTCTGAAAATTTTATTGAAAAAGTAAAAATAGACTGTTCTTTAGATTTTAAATTATTAAATTATAATATAGTTGATGAATTAAAATTGTTAGAACCATACGGAAAAGCAAATCCAGAACCTTTATTTGGAACTAAGAATGTAGAAATTAAGTCTTTATCAATTATTGGAAAAAATAAGAATGTAATTAAATTAGTTCTAAAACAAGATGAAATTGAGTTTAGTGGTATTATTTTTACTAATTATGATAAGTACATTAAGTATTTTAATGAAAAGTTTAAAACTAATGATATATTGTCAGAATATAATGATATAAAAAATAAATTTATTGATATTTTATATACTCCGGTAATTAACGAATATATGAATACTAAATCAATACAATTACTCATTAAGGATATAAGGTAG
- the yajC gene encoding preprotein translocase subunit YajC, whose translation MDQVTMQLVMLGGFMAIAYFLLIKPQKKRQKAIMEMRENLKIGDNIVTIGGIKGKIVELTDTDVVIETSDDGTKIEFIKSAIHSIVSKSEEPSDNEDDEEEENSEGN comes from the coding sequence ATGGATCAAGTAACTATGCAGCTAGTTATGTTAGGCGGATTTATGGCTATTGCTTATTTTCTTTTAATAAAACCTCAAAAGAAAAGACAAAAAGCTATAATGGAAATGAGAGAAAATTTAAAAATCGGAGATAATATAGTTACAATTGGAGGAATTAAAGGTAAGATAGTTGAGCTTACAGATACTGACGTTGTAATTGAAACATCTGATGATGGAACAAAAATAGAATTTATTAAATCTGCTATTCATTCTATCGTTAGCAAATCTGAAGAACCTTCTGATAATGAAGATGATGAAGAAGAGGAAAATAGCGAAGGAAATTAA